In Lysobacter luteus, a single window of DNA contains:
- the epmB gene encoding EF-P beta-lysylation protein EpmB, translated as MIPAAPARPQPVPLPSPRWQQLWREAVRDPAELLAILRLDPAGLGVSDAALAQFPLRVPRGFVGRMHVGDPGDPLLRQVLPLDAEMRPMPGFSLDAVGDGAARSGHGVIQKYRGRALLVATGSCAINCRYCFRRHFPYAEETAAAGHWQQAIRLIRADTSIDEVILSGGDPLSLATTKLAELTDALADATHLRRFRIHTRLPVVLPERVDDALLAWIGDLPWPVTVVLHANHANEFDPAVDAAMARLRGTGATLLNQAVLLRGVNDSVDALSDLSTRGYEAGVLPYYLHQLDRVQGAAHFEVDDDRARALHAGLAARLSGYLVPRLVREVAGDSGKRPLR; from the coding sequence ATGATACCCGCAGCCCCGGCCCGCCCGCAGCCAGTCCCCCTGCCCTCGCCACGCTGGCAACAGCTCTGGCGCGAGGCGGTGCGCGACCCGGCGGAGCTGCTCGCCATCCTCCGGCTGGACCCGGCTGGTCTGGGGGTTTCCGACGCCGCGCTGGCCCAGTTTCCATTGCGGGTGCCGCGCGGCTTCGTCGGCCGGATGCACGTCGGAGACCCGGGCGATCCGCTGTTGCGCCAGGTCCTGCCACTGGACGCGGAGATGCGGCCGATGCCGGGTTTCAGCCTGGACGCGGTCGGCGATGGCGCCGCACGTTCGGGCCACGGGGTGATCCAGAAGTACCGCGGCCGCGCCCTGCTGGTCGCCACCGGCAGTTGTGCGATCAATTGCCGCTACTGCTTCCGGCGCCACTTCCCGTACGCCGAGGAAACCGCCGCGGCCGGCCATTGGCAGCAAGCGATCCGTCTGATCCGCGCCGACACCAGCATTGACGAGGTCATCCTGTCGGGCGGCGACCCGTTGTCGCTGGCGACCACCAAGCTTGCCGAGCTGACCGACGCGCTGGCCGACGCCACCCACCTGCGCCGGTTCCGCATCCACACCCGGCTGCCGGTGGTGCTGCCCGAGCGGGTTGACGATGCGCTGCTGGCGTGGATCGGCGACCTGCCGTGGCCGGTGACGGTGGTGCTGCACGCCAACCACGCCAACGAGTTCGACCCGGCCGTGGACGCCGCGATGGCGCGCCTGCGCGGCACCGGTGCGACCCTGCTGAACCAGGCGGTCCTGCTGCGCGGGGTCAACGATTCGGTCGACGCCCTGTCGGACCTGTCCACGCGTGGCTACGAGGCCGGCGTGCTGCCGTACTACCTGCACCAGTTGGACAGGGTCCAGGGCGCCGCCCATTTCGAAGTCGACGACGATCGCGCCCGCGCCCTCCACGCCGGGCTGGCGGCCAGGCTGTCCGGCTACCTGGTGCCGCGCCTGGTCCGTGAAGTGGCCGGTGACAGCGGCAAACGACCGCTCAGGTGA
- a CDS encoding EAL domain-containing response regulator: MQSAKDMVLRLLIVDDSVEAAEAIVSGLRNAGIAVRPNRPESEQALDDLLAGPPVELVLAAEDCRTLPLAAVMQRIDATGKDLPVILLADAVDDTLLLNATAAGVAGIALRRRIDQVEAVVRKEWTALEARRALRKLESQVRETERRCDALIDSSRDPIAYVHEGMHIRANSAYLEQFGFDSFEDIEGMSLLDMVAPQHVDDFKQLLKRLSKGEAPPPRLEMEARTLDGESFPAVMEFAAASYEGEACQQVILRRQEFDPELAREVEELRQRDQVTGLLNRSTFLRQLEDAVSDAARDAGHHALLLVEPDHYAKLLQDLGLHAADDLIAACARRLQGALGPDDVAARFAEHQFAVLRRGSDYHGTVALAEAVRAAFAAAVLEVDDRSLNATASVGGVQIGQKIASVTAVLAKAHDGVQSAGGVGGNRVEIFDPGAVDRAEEERVEAWVNRIRDAIDGDGFVMHYQPLIGLHGAPDEMYDAYLRMQGEGGELVQPLTFLQIAEEHGLLWEIDRWVVSRAIADIGERLRGGHRTTLLVRINEVSLQDDSLLQHIREQLAKHGAEGHLLVLQLPESKVFTHLKAAQAFQERAAALGVRVGLEQFGSGLNSFQLLSHFNADMLKLDRAFTEELATTPEHQERIREIASKARELGKQTIANFVQDASSMTILFGAGIDYAQGHFLAQAGPQMDYDFS; this comes from the coding sequence ATGCAATCTGCGAAAGACATGGTGTTGCGGCTGCTGATCGTGGACGACAGCGTGGAGGCGGCCGAAGCCATCGTCAGTGGACTGCGCAATGCCGGCATCGCGGTCCGGCCCAACCGCCCCGAAAGCGAACAGGCGCTGGACGACCTGCTGGCCGGTCCGCCCGTCGAGCTGGTCCTTGCCGCCGAAGATTGCCGCACCCTGCCGCTGGCCGCAGTCATGCAGCGCATCGATGCCACCGGCAAGGACCTGCCGGTGATCCTGCTGGCCGACGCGGTCGACGACACCCTGCTGCTCAACGCCACCGCCGCCGGCGTGGCCGGCATCGCCCTGCGTCGCAGGATCGACCAGGTCGAGGCGGTCGTGCGCAAGGAATGGACCGCGCTCGAAGCACGCCGCGCACTACGCAAGCTCGAGTCGCAGGTGCGCGAGACCGAGCGCCGCTGCGATGCCCTGATCGACTCCTCGCGCGACCCGATCGCCTATGTCCACGAGGGCATGCACATCCGCGCCAACAGCGCGTACCTGGAGCAGTTCGGGTTCGACTCGTTCGAGGACATCGAAGGCATGTCGCTGCTCGACATGGTCGCGCCGCAGCACGTCGACGATTTCAAGCAGCTGCTCAAGCGGCTGAGCAAGGGCGAGGCCCCACCGCCGCGACTGGAGATGGAGGCGCGTACGCTGGATGGCGAGAGCTTCCCGGCGGTGATGGAGTTCGCGGCGGCCAGTTACGAAGGCGAGGCCTGCCAGCAGGTGATCCTGCGCCGGCAGGAGTTCGACCCCGAGCTCGCCCGCGAGGTGGAGGAGCTGCGCCAGCGTGACCAGGTCACCGGACTACTCAACCGCTCGACGTTCCTGCGCCAGCTCGAGGATGCGGTCAGCGACGCCGCCCGCGACGCCGGCCACCACGCCCTGTTGCTGGTCGAGCCCGACCACTACGCCAAGCTTTTGCAGGACTTGGGGCTGCACGCAGCCGACGATCTGATCGCCGCCTGTGCGCGACGCCTGCAGGGTGCGCTGGGGCCGGACGACGTCGCCGCGCGCTTCGCCGAGCACCAGTTCGCGGTACTGCGCCGCGGCAGCGACTACCACGGCACCGTCGCCCTCGCCGAAGCCGTGCGCGCGGCATTCGCCGCCGCGGTGCTCGAAGTCGACGACCGATCGCTCAATGCCACCGCCAGCGTCGGCGGTGTCCAGATCGGCCAGAAGATCGCCAGCGTCACGGCGGTGCTGGCCAAGGCCCACGATGGCGTGCAGTCGGCCGGAGGCGTAGGCGGCAATCGGGTCGAAATCTTCGACCCGGGCGCGGTCGACCGCGCCGAGGAAGAACGCGTCGAGGCGTGGGTCAACCGTATCCGCGATGCCATCGACGGCGACGGCTTCGTCATGCATTACCAGCCGCTGATCGGCCTGCACGGCGCGCCCGACGAGATGTACGACGCCTACCTGCGCATGCAGGGCGAAGGCGGCGAACTGGTCCAGCCGCTGACCTTCCTGCAGATTGCCGAGGAACACGGCCTCCTGTGGGAGATCGATCGCTGGGTGGTGAGTCGCGCCATCGCCGACATCGGCGAGCGGCTGCGCGGCGGCCACCGGACCACCCTGCTGGTGCGCATCAACGAGGTGTCGCTGCAGGACGACAGCCTGCTCCAGCACATCCGCGAGCAGCTGGCCAAGCACGGCGCCGAAGGCCACCTGCTGGTGCTGCAACTGCCCGAGTCGAAAGTGTTCACCCACCTCAAGGCGGCGCAGGCGTTCCAGGAACGTGCCGCCGCGCTGGGCGTCCGGGTCGGCCTGGAGCAGTTTGGCAGCGGCCTGAACTCGTTCCAGCTGCTGAGCCACTTCAATGCGGACATGCTCAAGCTCGACCGCGCCTTTACCGAAGAGCTGGCCACCACCCCCGAGCACCAGGAGCGCATCCGCGAGATCGCCAGCAAGGCCCGCGAGCTGGGCAAGCAGACGATCGCCAACTTCGTCCAGGATGCCAGCAGCATGACGATCCTGTTCGGCGCCGGGATCGACTACGCCCAGGGCCACTTCCTCGCCCAGGCGGGTCCGCAGATGGATTACGACTTCAGCTGA
- the htpX gene encoding protease HtpX, producing the protein MFKRVALFLATNLAVMVLLGIVLSVLQGVFGVSLGNNGALIVMAALFGFGGSMISLMLSKWMAKRSTGAHVIEQPRNEAEQWLVDTVRRQAENSGIRMPEVAIYDAPEINAFATGPSRNNSLVAVSTGLLRAMDRDEAEAVLAHEVSHVANGDMVTMALIQGVLNTFVIVLARVVGRVIDSYISGNREGGPGFGYYIIVFVLDMVFGLFASMIAMWFSRHREFRADAGGASLAGRDKMIAALQRLSKTYGESTLPKQVAAFGISGAVGHGLRRLMMSHPPLEERISALGRMSDSVRTAA; encoded by the coding sequence ATGTTCAAGCGCGTCGCGCTTTTCCTCGCAACCAACCTGGCCGTGATGGTGCTGCTGGGCATCGTCCTGAGCGTGCTGCAGGGCGTGTTCGGCGTGAGCCTGGGCAACAACGGCGCGTTGATCGTGATGGCTGCCCTGTTCGGTTTTGGCGGCTCCATGATCTCGCTGATGCTGTCCAAGTGGATGGCCAAGCGGTCCACCGGTGCCCACGTGATCGAGCAGCCGCGCAACGAGGCCGAGCAGTGGCTGGTCGACACCGTCCGCCGCCAGGCCGAGAACTCGGGGATCCGCATGCCCGAGGTCGCCATCTACGATGCGCCGGAGATCAACGCGTTCGCCACCGGCCCGAGCCGCAACAACTCGCTGGTGGCGGTCTCGACCGGGCTGTTGCGGGCGATGGACCGCGACGAGGCGGAGGCGGTGCTCGCCCATGAGGTGAGCCACGTCGCCAATGGCGACATGGTCACCATGGCGCTGATCCAGGGCGTGCTCAACACGTTCGTGATCGTGCTGGCGCGGGTGGTCGGCCGCGTGATCGACAGCTACATCAGTGGCAACCGCGAAGGCGGGCCGGGCTTCGGCTACTACATCATCGTGTTCGTGCTGGACATGGTGTTCGGCCTGTTCGCCAGCATGATCGCGATGTGGTTCTCGCGGCACCGGGAGTTCCGCGCCGACGCGGGCGGGGCCAGCCTGGCCGGTCGCGACAAGATGATCGCGGCGTTGCAGCGGCTGTCGAAGACCTACGGTGAGAGCACGCTGCCCAAGCAGGTCGCCGCGTTTGGCATCAGCGGTGCGGTCGGCCACGGCCTGCGCCGGCTGATGATGAGCCACCCGCCGCTGGAGGAGCGCATCTCCGCGCTGGGCCGGATGTCGGACTCGGTACGCACCGCGGCCTGA
- the gluQRS gene encoding tRNA glutamyl-Q(34) synthetase GluQRS produces the protein MPSSDPNDHPAGIVHRGRFAPSPTGDLHAGSLLAALGSWLFARRAGGEWLVRIEDLDPPREVAGAADRQLAALQAFGLEPDGPVVRQSARGALYQDALERLMSSGHAFECHCSRTDLAANGGIHHQCVATRRRARPAVRFRVPAGSRVAFDDLVRGRQAQDVWATVGDFVLRRADGYWAYQLAVVVDDADQGITEVVRGADLLDSTGRQILLQRALGVTVPRHAHLPLVTGADGQKLSKSEEAWPVDPADPLPALRHAWASLGQDPAVLAEATSVAGLLACARAGFRPQSIGTRPVGPVVDIGRGALPS, from the coding sequence GTGCCCTCGTCCGACCCCAACGACCACCCCGCCGGCATCGTTCATCGCGGCCGGTTCGCCCCGTCGCCCACTGGCGACCTCCATGCGGGCTCCCTACTGGCCGCGCTCGGCAGCTGGCTGTTCGCGCGCCGCGCCGGAGGCGAATGGCTGGTCCGGATCGAAGACCTGGACCCGCCGCGCGAGGTCGCCGGCGCGGCCGACCGGCAACTCGCCGCGCTGCAGGCGTTCGGGCTCGAACCGGACGGACCGGTGGTCCGTCAGAGCGCCCGCGGAGCGCTGTACCAGGACGCGCTGGAGCGGCTGATGTCATCCGGCCACGCGTTCGAATGCCACTGCAGCCGCACGGACCTGGCCGCGAACGGCGGCATCCACCACCAGTGCGTCGCGACCCGTCGTCGCGCGCGCCCGGCTGTGCGCTTCCGTGTGCCGGCCGGCTCCCGCGTGGCCTTCGACGACCTGGTCCGCGGCCGGCAGGCGCAGGACGTGTGGGCCACGGTGGGCGACTTCGTACTTCGCCGCGCTGACGGCTACTGGGCCTACCAGCTCGCCGTGGTGGTGGACGATGCCGACCAGGGCATCACCGAGGTGGTCCGCGGCGCGGACCTGCTCGATTCCACCGGCCGGCAGATCCTCCTCCAGCGCGCGCTCGGGGTAACCGTGCCCCGCCATGCGCACCTGCCACTGGTGACCGGTGCGGACGGACAGAAGCTGTCCAAGTCCGAGGAGGCGTGGCCCGTCGACCCGGCCGACCCGCTGCCGGCACTGCGGCATGCCTGGGCGAGCCTGGGCCAGGACCCGGCCGTGCTGGCGGAGGCGACCTCGGTCGCGGGGTTGCTGGCCTGCGCACGGGCCGGGTTCCGCCCCCAATCGATCGGCACAAGGCCGGTGGGCCCTGTCGTCGACATTGGCCGAGGTGCTCTCCCGTCCTGA
- the efp gene encoding elongation factor P codes for MATYGMNDVKNGMKILVNNDPCIITDTEYVKPGKGQAFTRMKYRSIKSGRVQEITMKATDSVEAADVIDTDMQFLYADGEHWHFMDPTSFEQVQADRNGVGDAAKWLKGEEECVVTLWNGVPIFVNPPNFVELKITETDPGVRGDTSGGGGKPATLETGAVVRVPLFVGQDEVIKVDTRSGEYVSRVK; via the coding sequence ATGGCCACTTACGGCATGAACGACGTCAAGAACGGGATGAAGATCCTGGTCAACAACGACCCGTGCATCATCACCGACACCGAGTACGTCAAGCCGGGCAAGGGTCAGGCGTTCACGCGCATGAAGTACCGCAGCATCAAGAGCGGCCGGGTGCAGGAAATCACCATGAAGGCGACCGACTCGGTCGAGGCCGCCGACGTCATCGATACCGACATGCAGTTCCTGTACGCCGACGGCGAGCACTGGCACTTCATGGACCCGACCAGCTTCGAGCAGGTCCAGGCAGACCGGAACGGCGTGGGCGACGCGGCCAAGTGGCTCAAGGGAGAGGAAGAGTGCGTAGTGACGCTGTGGAACGGCGTGCCGATCTTCGTCAATCCGCCGAACTTCGTCGAACTCAAGATCACCGAAACGGACCCGGGCGTGCGTGGTGACACCTCCGGTGGCGGCGGCAAGCCGGCGACGCTGGAGACCGGCGCGGTCGTGCGCGTGCCGCTGTTCGTCGGCCAGGACGAGGTGATCAAGGTCGACACGCGGTCCGGCGAGTACGTCAGCCGGGTCAAGTGA